In Finegoldia magna ATCC 53516, a genomic segment contains:
- a CDS encoding DUF4177 domain-containing protein, giving the protein MKQKYEYKYVEVRTCGLASDDYKKIIDDYAKEGFRFVTTINKTKIAIGYNPKIDLVFERECEQ; this is encoded by the coding sequence ATGAAACAAAAATACGAATACAAATATGTTGAAGTGAGAACTTGTGGATTAGCATCAGATGATTATAAAAAAATCATAGATGATTATGCTAAGGAAGGTTTTAGGTTTGTGACTACTATCAATAAAACTAAAATAGCTATTGGATACAATCCTAAAATTGATTTGGTGTTTGAAAGAGAATGTGAGCAATAA
- a CDS encoding FtsX-like permease family protein, with protein sequence MRLKDNKIIILLIFLTSSILIFGFNYLYGNNRKPSPYFMSDKFIAFESNNNNHSLDFLNMNESISVVAEIKNSKDVAIYDPVMKYYMGSTKIIDPTTFRYFSKEDYKNKNNVSILIYPVTYYVEGKISGYDKKEIEDKYHTEIINMFDVQSYIANDGKVDVVRNLFTIKPENISTLYIDSSDDKSLKAIAESLEKIGYKRKEIKMYDKLTLRDLIKSYPEYKVYAQFITNSTVMALAMYAISLWMFLNKYKKFVIVSANFGAKLKDIMKMFIEKALAYSFITCAISTALTYGYLTIINENKITIFLILQLQIILIILTVILSALRVKLSYDDFEKEVLYDKR encoded by the coding sequence ATGAGACTCAAAGACAATAAAATAATAATCCTATTGATATTTCTGACTAGTTCGATATTGATATTTGGATTTAATTATTTATATGGGAACAACAGAAAACCTTCTCCTTATTTTATGAGTGACAAATTTATAGCTTTTGAATCAAACAATAATAATCATAGTCTTGACTTTCTTAATATGAATGAAAGTATATCAGTTGTAGCTGAAATAAAAAACTCCAAAGATGTTGCAATATATGATCCAGTGATGAAATACTATATGGGTTCTACAAAAATAATTGATCCAACTACCTTTAGGTATTTTTCAAAAGAAGATTACAAAAACAAAAATAATGTGTCTATTTTGATATATCCAGTGACTTATTATGTAGAAGGGAAAATATCTGGTTACGATAAAAAAGAAATAGAAGATAAGTATCATACTGAGATAATTAATATGTTTGATGTTCAATCTTACATTGCTAATGATGGAAAAGTCGATGTAGTGAGAAATCTATTCACAATTAAACCAGAAAACATTTCAACACTTTACATAGACTCTAGTGATGATAAGTCATTAAAAGCGATTGCAGAATCTCTTGAAAAAATCGGATACAAGAGAAAAGAAATCAAAATGTACGATAAGCTTACTTTGAGGGATTTAATAAAATCATATCCAGAATACAAGGTGTATGCTCAGTTTATTACTAATAGCACGGTCATGGCTTTGGCAATGTATGCAATTTCATTGTGGATGTTTTTGAACAAATACAAGAAATTCGTAATTGTAAGCGCAAATTTTGGTGCAAAACTAAAAGACATCATGAAGATGTTCATTGAAAAAGCCTTGGCGTATAGTTTTATAACATGTGCAATATCAACAGCGTTGACGTATGGATATCTTACAATTATTAATGAAAACAAAATTACGATTTTTCTGATATTGCAATTGCAGATTATTTTAATAATATTGACAGTGATTTTGAGTGCTTTAAGAGTTAAACTCAGCTACGATGATTTTGAAAAAGAGGTCTTGTATGATAAAAGATAA
- a CDS encoding YdjY domain-containing protein, with protein sequence MKKFKILALLLMASLMFAGCSKEDNKQTSSTEQKTEEKTEEKKEEKTEEKTEEKKEEAQEPTADNPMIVDEANKQIKVYAEVNDKFKKESTMHAIVAKSGKNNGQSMFVSYSNQNDLYDALEKIGAKPGNNVTMDNMGKEAVKGDKIDISFKFQGSDNELGINDVIKDSSGKEIDIRFGGNQKPAKDMNTGCMTCLQSCPLGITSNASQLIGADEKDGVKYTLADSVPADKTPVIITYKLAN encoded by the coding sequence ATGAAGAAATTCAAAATTTTAGCATTATTATTAATGGCAAGTTTAATGTTCGCAGGATGTTCTAAGGAAGATAATAAACAAACTTCTTCTACAGAACAAAAGACAGAAGAAAAAACTGAAGAAAAGAAAGAAGAAAAAACTGAAGAAAAGACTGAAGAAAAGAAGGAAGAAGCACAAGAACCAACTGCTGATAATCCTATGATTGTTGACGAAGCTAACAAACAAATCAAAGTTTACGCTGAAGTTAACGATAAATTCAAAAAAGAAAGCACAATGCATGCTATCGTTGCAAAATCAGGTAAGAACAACGGACAATCAATGTTTGTATCATATTCTAACCAAAACGATTTGTACGATGCATTAGAAAAAATCGGTGCAAAACCAGGCAACAACGTTACAATGGATAACATGGGAAAAGAAGCCGTTAAAGGTGACAAGATCGATATTTCATTCAAATTCCAAGGTTCTGACAACGAATTGGGAATCAACGATGTAATCAAAGATTCTTCAGGAAAAGAAATCGACATCAGATTTGGTGGTAACCAAAAACCAGCAAAAGATATGAATACAGGTTGCATGACATGCTTACAAAGTTGTCCTTTAGGAATAACTTCAAACGCATCACAATTAATCGGCGCTGACGAAAAAGACGGAGTAAAATACACTTTGGCTGATTCAGTTCCAGCTGACAAAACACCTGTAATTATCACATACAAATTAGCTAACTAA
- a CDS encoding G5 domain-containing protein gives MKKYGEDVAIVEENPKPTKIYDNNLRQGEQIVIKKGTPTIKKLYYEDINGQPTIKKEEIIEEGSPTVIRVGTKGIVNDLNVSKSDM, from the coding sequence GTGAAAAAATACGGAGAAGACGTGGCAATTGTAGAAGAAAATCCTAAACCTACGAAAATTTACGACAATAATCTACGTCAAGGAGAACAAATCGTAATAAAAAAGGGAACACCTACTATTAAAAAATTGTACTACGAAGATATCAACGGACAACCTACAATTAAAAAGGAAGAAATAATCGAAGAAGGCTCTCCAACTGTTATAAGAGTTGGAACAAAGGGGATTGTTAACGATTTGAATGTCTCAAAATCAGACATGTGA
- a CDS encoding type IV toxin-antitoxin system AbiEi family antitoxin domain-containing protein, whose product MNSLKNHLENNSIITNEDAMKLGYHRQILSDLSNVGKLERLRPGVYQVNGELTDDFVLISSKSKRIVFSHQTALYLHDLSDRTPNIFHISVPQGYNASHIKKRYNNLKLHYIQKDFFDVGISEIETPLGNNVAVYDIDRTICDIVMNRKKIDTQIFTDGITRYFKSNNKNLRRLIKYSRMFNIEEDVRKYIEVLS is encoded by the coding sequence ATGAATTCATTGAAAAATCATTTAGAAAATAATTCAATAATTACAAATGAAGATGCGATGAAACTTGGCTATCACAGACAAATTTTGTCAGATTTATCAAATGTTGGCAAATTGGAAAGGCTACGCCCTGGAGTTTACCAAGTCAACGGTGAACTGACTGATGATTTCGTTCTGATTTCTTCTAAAAGCAAGAGGATTGTTTTTTCACATCAAACAGCGTTATACCTTCATGATTTATCAGACAGAACGCCAAATATTTTTCATATATCCGTGCCACAGGGTTATAATGCAAGTCATATTAAAAAAAGATATAATAATTTGAAGTTACATTATATTCAGAAAGATTTTTTTGATGTGGGAATTTCAGAAATTGAAACTCCATTGGGAAATAACGTTGCTGTCTACGATATTGATAGGACGATTTGCGATATTGTAATGAACAGGAAAAAAATTGATACTCAAATTTTCACGGATGGAATTACAAGATATTTTAAATCAAATAACAAAAATCTTAGAAGACTTATTAAATACAGTAGGATGTTTAATATTGAAGAGGATGTAAGAAAATATATAGAGGTATTATCGTGA
- a CDS encoding TraX family protein — translation MDINKRFEHDKLKKFQIFNAAQLKYIAFTSMLIDHINNSIVTHFLNGKGALLYISNFLSILGRIAFPIFIFFIVEGFFKTHDRAKYLRNLLVFAVISEVPFDIFTSKVLFDPYWNNMMFTLALCLVTVWIIDYIKDKFKNRIFWYGASVVIVAVFGFLAMYLSLDYDYHAIILAYLFYIFYDKPVISAGLGYLSIIKEVYSFLGFAFTVTYNGERGKQNKLVNYLFYPVHILILGLVRMYFNF, via the coding sequence ATGGATATTAATAAAAGATTTGAACACGATAAATTAAAGAAATTTCAGATATTCAACGCAGCTCAGCTAAAATACATTGCGTTTACATCGATGCTGATAGATCATATTAACAACTCGATTGTAACGCATTTTTTAAATGGAAAAGGAGCGTTGTTGTATATCTCGAACTTTTTATCGATATTAGGAAGAATTGCATTTCCTATTTTTATATTTTTCATAGTAGAAGGATTTTTCAAGACACACGACAGGGCGAAATATCTTCGTAACTTGTTGGTATTTGCAGTGATTTCGGAAGTACCGTTCGACATTTTTACATCAAAAGTGTTGTTCGATCCGTACTGGAACAATATGATGTTCACGTTGGCATTGTGCCTTGTGACTGTGTGGATAATCGATTATATTAAAGATAAGTTTAAAAACAGGATATTTTGGTACGGTGCATCTGTTGTAATCGTCGCTGTTTTCGGATTCTTGGCGATGTATTTGAGCTTGGACTACGATTATCATGCGATAATTCTAGCTTATTTGTTCTACATTTTCTACGACAAGCCAGTGATTTCAGCAGGTCTTGGATATTTGTCGATTATCAAAGAAGTGTATTCGTTCTTGGGATTCGCCTTTACTGTGACATACAACGGAGAACGTGGAAAACAAAACAAATTGGTAAATTACCTATTCTATCCAGTCCATATATTGATACTTGGACTTGTTAGAATGTATTTTAATTTTTAA
- the rbr gene encoding rubrerythrin: MASLKGTKTATNLMAAFAGESQANMRYTYFANTAKKEGYVQISMIFEETARNEMAHAKRFMKFLAEDLQDAEIEIEAGFPVHLGDTKTNLKSAAEGEHFENSEMYPEFSKIAEEEGFKEIARVFTEIGEVEEAHEKRYRKLLENIEKEKVFEREEVYLWKCNNCGYIHEGKTAPKKCPACDHPQGFFEIFKETY, encoded by the coding sequence ATGGCAAGCTTAAAAGGTACAAAAACAGCTACTAATTTAATGGCAGCATTTGCAGGGGAAAGTCAAGCAAATATGCGTTATACATATTTTGCTAACACAGCAAAAAAAGAAGGCTACGTTCAAATTTCTATGATTTTTGAAGAAACAGCAAGAAATGAAATGGCTCACGCAAAAAGATTCATGAAATTCTTGGCTGAAGATTTACAAGACGCTGAAATAGAAATCGAAGCAGGATTCCCAGTTCACTTAGGAGACACTAAGACTAACCTAAAATCTGCAGCAGAAGGAGAACACTTCGAAAATTCTGAAATGTATCCAGAATTCTCAAAAATCGCTGAAGAAGAAGGATTCAAGGAAATCGCACGCGTATTCACTGAAATCGGAGAAGTTGAAGAAGCTCACGAAAAAAGATACAGAAAATTATTAGAAAACATCGAAAAAGAAAAAGTATTCGAAAGAGAAGAAGTTTACTTATGGAAATGCAACAACTGTGGCTACATTCACGAAGGTAAAACAGCACCTAAGAAATGCCCAGCATGTGATCACCCACAAGGATTCTTCGAAATCTTCAAAGAAACTTATTAA
- a CDS encoding YoaP domain-containing protein → MHTQQAQQAPTPCTTYALFYDGKWISNEQQNEKKFLKLIEEVR, encoded by the coding sequence ATACATACACAACAAGCACAACAAGCTCCCACTCCATGCACGACTTATGCGTTGTTTTATGACGGAAAATGGATCAGCAATGAACAACAAAATGAAAAGAAATTTTTGAAGTTGATAGAAGAAGTTCGCTGA
- the mnmH gene encoding tRNA 2-selenouridine(34) synthase MnmH, which yields MFVANTYEELINMENLIFVDVRSEYEFQRETIPNALNIPILNNDERVEISTIYDNGDHECAKKLAIRYASVKLEDIYVKLLDLSENHNVCLFCYRGSMRSTVLFNIMKSMGLSIYRLKGGYKAYRKYVIENLDALINSHEYVNINGYTGVGKTEILNYLEHSNKNVLNLEQLANHRGSILGNAGLNEQPTQKMFESLLLDKLKSFDNEPVFVECESSKIGRINVPKSLRQKYNSSHHQVMINSSLQDRIDRIKTDYLKNPHALEDIKKGINHLSKYIGNNNSSILIDKLDDEDYDYVIESLITKYYDINYAVKSKDFELEINNENSEKCAEEIMKFYAK from the coding sequence ATGTTCGTAGCAAATACTTATGAAGAACTTATAAATATGGAAAACTTAATATTTGTCGATGTTAGAAGCGAATACGAATTTCAAAGAGAGACTATACCTAATGCTTTAAATATTCCTATACTAAACAACGATGAAAGAGTGGAAATTTCAACGATTTACGATAACGGCGATCACGAATGTGCAAAGAAATTGGCGATAAGATATGCATCTGTAAAACTAGAAGACATTTACGTAAAATTGTTGGATTTGAGTGAAAATCACAACGTGTGCTTGTTTTGCTACAGAGGTTCCATGAGAAGTACTGTGCTTTTTAACATTATGAAATCAATGGGACTCAGTATTTACAGGCTAAAAGGTGGATACAAAGCTTATCGCAAATACGTTATCGAAAATCTAGATGCGCTTATAAATTCACATGAATACGTGAACATCAACGGCTACACTGGTGTTGGCAAGACGGAAATTCTGAATTACTTGGAACATTCTAACAAAAACGTCCTCAACTTGGAACAACTTGCAAACCACAGAGGCTCTATCCTTGGAAATGCAGGGTTGAATGAACAACCAACGCAAAAAATGTTCGAAAGTTTGTTGTTAGATAAGCTAAAAAGTTTTGATAATGAACCTGTTTTTGTGGAATGTGAAAGTAGCAAAATAGGAAGAATTAATGTTCCCAAATCTTTGAGACAAAAATACAACAGTTCACATCATCAAGTTATGATAAATTCAAGCCTTCAAGATAGAATAGATAGAATAAAAACAGATTATTTGAAAAATCCTCATGCTTTGGAGGATATAAAAAAAGGGATAAATCATTTGTCCAAATACATTGGCAATAATAACTCCTCCATTTTGATTGATAAACTAGATGATGAAGACTACGATTATGTGATAGAAAGTTTGATTACAAAATACTACGACATCAATTACGCAGTCAAATCAAAAGATTTTGAGCTGGAAATAAATAATGAAAATAGCGAAAAGTGTGCTGAAGAAATAATGAAATTTTATGCAAAATAA
- a CDS encoding YitT family protein codes for MLSRMLKFFGLTKKGLLKIILGCAIMAFAVVNVHKQSGVTEGGVLGMMLFLNKIFGFDQSITSVILDVSCYVLGFSIMGFDFVKKAFVATMSFAVFAKFFNIIGPVLPSMYDVPLLASIVGGICIGLGCGLVVSEGGAAGGDDALAMTISTKSGLKISLAYLFSDIIVLALSLMYIPVNRIMFSLLTTVISSFLIGQFEVELPNSEIKMANQAVSKA; via the coding sequence ATGCTTAGTAGAATGCTAAAATTTTTCGGATTAACTAAAAAAGGATTATTAAAAATAATCCTAGGATGTGCTATCATGGCGTTTGCAGTAGTGAACGTACATAAACAATCAGGCGTGACTGAGGGCGGAGTGCTTGGAATGATGTTGTTTTTGAACAAAATCTTCGGATTTGATCAATCAATAACATCAGTAATATTGGATGTAAGCTGCTACGTTCTTGGATTTTCGATAATGGGATTTGATTTTGTGAAGAAAGCTTTCGTAGCCACAATGTCATTTGCAGTATTTGCGAAATTCTTCAATATTATTGGGCCGGTGTTACCAAGTATGTACGATGTGCCATTGTTAGCAAGTATTGTCGGAGGAATCTGCATCGGATTGGGATGCGGACTTGTAGTAAGTGAAGGTGGAGCAGCAGGTGGAGACGACGCCTTAGCAATGACGATTTCCACAAAATCGGGACTCAAAATATCATTAGCGTATTTGTTCTCAGATATAATAGTGTTGGCACTGTCACTTATGTATATTCCAGTCAACAGAATTATGTTCTCACTTTTGACAACTGTAATATCATCATTTTTGATAGGACAATTCGAAGTAGAACTTCCAAATTCAGAAATCAAAATGGCAAATCAAGCCGTATCAAAAGCTTAA
- a CDS encoding PulJ/GspJ family protein, whose product MCHFTKKSRGFTLLEVMVSLFIFSVVLGVIFLSFKTNFTIMQSSANLKNDVDDVDHCAYYIKNEIEKSMSVITERPNWTHFDRSMGFVLVKYIDKKQNYVYFTKEDGKIIRYAFTDPNSFDELKQHGPNGRITQNKLKDNADDFTFSQDDNYIYLQENGKKLVVYIGDKIK is encoded by the coding sequence ATGTGTCATTTTACAAAGAAAAGTAGGGGATTCACACTGCTTGAGGTTATGGTGAGTTTGTTCATATTTTCCGTAGTGTTGGGCGTGATTTTCCTATCGTTTAAGACAAACTTTACTATTATGCAATCAAGTGCGAATCTGAAAAACGACGTGGATGATGTCGACCACTGCGCATATTACATAAAAAACGAAATCGAAAAGTCGATGTCAGTGATTACAGAAAGACCGAATTGGACGCATTTCGACCGATCAATGGGATTTGTACTAGTAAAATATATTGACAAAAAGCAAAATTACGTGTATTTCACAAAAGAAGATGGCAAAATCATACGATACGCTTTCACAGATCCTAATAGTTTTGATGAATTGAAACAACACGGGCCCAACGGTAGGATAACTCAGAACAAACTCAAGGACAACGCCGATGATTTCACATTTAGTCAGGATGACAACTACATTTATTTGCAAGAAAATGGGAAGAAACTTGTGGTCTACATTGGAGATAAGATAAAATGA
- a CDS encoding prepilin-type N-terminal cleavage/methylation domain-containing protein, which translates to MRRKTKGFTLLEVLFAMFLVSLCVVVYYPQLKNVIKMQDKSYTENIVLRDLDNSVEYLKAHDEVDSSIVDENSKVVVTKDDVGDLVKVNVKVVNGDIAKDVSFYKEK; encoded by the coding sequence ATGAGACGAAAAACTAAGGGATTCACGCTTTTGGAGGTTTTGTTTGCGATGTTTTTGGTGAGTCTTTGTGTGGTGGTGTACTATCCACAGCTCAAAAATGTGATTAAAATGCAAGATAAATCCTACACTGAAAATATTGTGCTACGCGATTTGGACAATTCTGTGGAATATTTGAAGGCGCACGATGAGGTGGACTCATCAATTGTGGATGAGAATTCAAAAGTTGTGGTTACAAAGGATGATGTGGGAGATTTGGTCAAGGTAAATGTCAAAGTAGTTAATGGAGATATTGCGAAAGATGTGTCATTTTACAAAGAAAAGTAG
- a CDS encoding prepilin-type N-terminal cleavage/methylation domain-containing protein, which translates to MFSRLKMRGKAFSLIEVMVSLFIISVVIMTCVLKYDFKTDVASRKEINTLVSDLKSARSVAMNSGRSIQFRFEKNSYYFYDSNKMKNLFERDLKNGTLSLSEEGTSTIDFGNIGANISKSSAATHFPTIYYETKTKNKTYKINCYIATGRVDVDETKN; encoded by the coding sequence ATGTTTTCTAGATTAAAAATGAGAGGCAAGGCGTTCAGTTTAATAGAGGTGATGGTGAGTCTGTTCATAATTTCTGTTGTGATTATGACTTGCGTTCTAAAATACGACTTCAAAACTGATGTCGCATCCAGAAAAGAGATTAATACGCTTGTTAGCGATTTGAAAAGCGCGAGAAGTGTTGCGATGAATTCGGGACGAAGTATTCAATTTCGATTCGAGAAGAATTCCTATTATTTTTACGATTCTAATAAAATGAAGAATCTTTTTGAAAGAGATTTGAAAAATGGGACACTTAGCTTAAGTGAAGAAGGGACAAGTACTATAGACTTTGGAAATATCGGGGCAAATATATCCAAATCCTCTGCGGCAACGCATTTTCCGACTATTTATTACGAAACCAAAACCAAAAACAAAACATACAAGATAAATTGTTACATAGCGACAGGGAGAGTGGATGTAGATGAGACGAAAAACTAA